A genomic region of Papaver somniferum cultivar HN1 chromosome 7, ASM357369v1, whole genome shotgun sequence contains the following coding sequences:
- the LOC113298768 gene encoding uncharacterized protein LOC113298768 yields the protein MASCDDDFSLLGDETQTPPPPTHHHHHNNEDYSEAGFGNNNAFGDENESNPFGEEESDPNKSRGNSRSEKRKEQEELSDGGTTTPYSYKKPKSTTPNTNTPPPNNTTTITISTSSVGMDYRYRGEYRKDREEWSDTAIGSLLDAYMDKFVQLNRGNLRGRDWEEVATVVSERCDKQKGGKSVEQCKNKVDNLKKRYKVELNRMNNSGTNVSHWPWFKKIEQIIGTSSTSSKGVSDEDKSPGSSANMLRQQPKRYAIIAPRPAGMVNSMNPKSLSTPRWRRVVFKISGAALAGTGPQNIDPKVVMLIAREVATACRNGVEVAIVLGGRNFFCGDTWVGATGLERSVAYQIGMMATVMNSVLLQSAIEKQGIQTRVQTAFPMNEVAEPYCKRRAIRHLEKGRVVIFGGVGAGSGNPLFTTDTAAALRASEMNAEALLKGANIDGVYDCQSRNNTSTAFEHISYREVVSRGVTSMDMMAITFCEENGIPVVVFNLLEPGNISKALCGDKVGTLIDQSGRVS from the exons ATGGCTTCTTGTGACGATGATTTCTCTCTTCTTGGTGATGAAACTCAaactccaccaccaccaactcaccaccaccatcataataatgaagattatagtGAAGCTGGATTTGGTAACAATAATGCATTTGGTGATGAGAACGAATCAAATCCATTTGGTGAAGAAGAGTCTGATCCCAACAAATCTAGGGGAAATTCAAGatctgagaaaagaaaagaacaagaagaactcaGTGATGGTGGAACTACTACACCGTACTCTTATAAAAAACCCAAATCAACAACACCAAATACTAATACTCCACCACCAAATAATACTACTACAATTACTATCAGTACATCATCAGTTGGTATGGATTATAGATACAGAGGTGAGTATAGAAAAGATCGTGAAGAATGGAGTGATACAGCAATTGGTAGTTTACTTGATGCATATATGGATAAATTTGTTCAGCTTAATCGTGGTAATTTACGAGGCAGAGATTGGGAAGAAGTTGCTACTGTTGTTAGTGAAAGATGTGATAAACAAAAAGGAGGAAAAAGTGTTGAACAATGTAAGAATAAAGTCGATAATTTGAAGAAAAGATATAAAGTTGAGCTGAATCGAATGAATAATAGTGGAACTAATGTTAGTCATTGGCCTTGGTTCAAGAAAATCGAACAAATTATCGgtacttcttctacttcttccaaAGGTGTTTCTGACGAAGATAAGTCTCCTGGTTCTTCTGCTAATATGCTTAGACAGCAACCTAAGAG GTACGCAATTATAGCACCTAGGCCCGCTGGCATGGTTAATAGCATGAACCCCAAGTCTTTGTCTACTCCTAGATGGCGAAGAGTGGTCTTCAAAATTAGTGGTGCTGCACTTGCTGGGACTGGCCCTCAGAATATTGACCCAAAG GTGGTCATGCTGATAGCTAGGGAGGTTGCAACGGCTTGTCGCAATGGTGTAGAG GTAGCTATTGTTCTTGGAGGTCGCAATTTCTTTTGTGGGGATACATGGGTTGGTGCGACTGGCTTGGAGCGATCTGTAGCATACCAAATTGG GATGATGGCAACCGTCATGAACTCAGTATTGCTTCAATCAGCTATTGAGAAGCAGGGTATTCAGACGCGTGTTCAAACAGCCTTCCCGATGAATGAGGTCGCAGAGCCATACTGTAAGCGTCGGGCCATTCGACATCTTGAGAAGGGGAGAGTTGTGATTTTTGGTGGTGTTGGTGCTGGCTCAGGGAATCCACTTTTCACAACAGACACAGCTGCCGCTTTAAGAGCTTCAGAAA TGAATGCTGAGGCACTCCTCAAAGGTGCCAATATCGATGGTGTCTATGATTGCCAGTCCAGAAACAACACCAGTACGGCCTTCGAGCACATTTCTTATAGGGAGGTGGTTTCCAGAGGTGTAACGTCCATGGACATGATGGCAATAACATTCTGTGAAGAGAACGGAATTCCTG ttgtagtcttcaatctcctTGAACCTGGTAACATTTCAAAAGCATTATGTGGAGATAAAGTCGGCACACTTATCGATCAATCAGGAAGGGTGAGCTGA
- the LOC113298767 gene encoding leucine-rich repeat receptor-like protein kinase PXC1: MGTLVLTISFIFLWFSSSSSLAQATTFNDTEALTKLRLQTDTHGTLLSNWTGSDACLSSWIGVSCIDGRVTSLSLPSLDLRGPIGSLSQMSQLRLLDLHSNRFNSTILSITNCTNLKLLYLSGNDFTGEIPVSIGSLQRLIRLDLSDNNFHGNIPDEISKLSRLMTIRLQNNQFSGQVPDFSSLPKLYELNLSNNGFSGKIPERLLAKFGEKSFAGNADVCGFGSFPACSFSSSSKSAPSVAATAANSVVPSNPSSFPATPVVDKGKNESGSKGLSIGSIVAIVVGNAVFLLVIGSFVVAYCVGSRENSGSEKGERGRRSYYNGERRVYASNGGGGESDGTTASDRSKLVFFDNRRQFVLEDLLRASAEMLGKGNLGTVYRALLEDGSTVAVKRLKDANPCERKEFEQYMDVIGKLRHPNIVRLRAYYYAKEEKLLVYDYLSNGSLHSLLHGNRGAGRIPLDWTTRISLVFGAARGLARIHEEYSESKVPHGNVKSSNVLLDKNGVACISDFGLALLLNPIHATARLGGYRAPEQAQTKTLSQKADVYSFGILLLEVLTGKAPTMYPLPSNPRQENEHAVDLPTWVRSVVRDEWTAEVFDPELLRYKNIEEELVAMLHIGLACVAQQADMRPTMLEVAKMIEEFRVEQSPMADDSDWRGSVSPSLVTTEDAMTNY, encoded by the exons atgggTACTCTGGTTTTAACAATTTCCTTCATTTTTCTCTGGTtttcgtcatcttcttcattagCTCAAGCTACCACCTTTAATGATACAGAAGCATTAACTAAGCTCCGCTTACAAACAGACACACATGGTACTCTTCTTTCAAACTGGACTGGTTCTGATGCATGTTTATCTTCTTGGATAGGTGTTAGCTGTATAGATGGTAGAGTTACTTCTCTATCGCTTCCTTCTCTTGATTTAAGAGGCCCCATTGGTTCACTTTCACAAATGAGCCAACTACGTCTTCTTGATCTTCATTCTAATAGGTTTAACTCAACAATTCTATCTATTACTAATTGTACTAATCTTAAGTTACTTTATCTTTCTGGTAATGATTTCACTGGCGAAATACCTGTTTCTATTGGTTCATTACAACGTTTAATTAGATTAGATTTGTCTGATAATAATTTCCATGGAAATATTCCTGACGAGATTTCCAAACTTTCTCGGTTGATGACTATTCGTCTTCAGAACAATCAGTTTTCTGGACAAGTTCctgatttttcttcactgcctaaACTTTATGAATTGAATTTGTCTAACAATGGGTTTTCCGGGAAGATCCCGGAGAGATTGTTGGCTAAGTTTGGAGAAAAGAGTTTTGCTGGAAATGCAGATGTTTGTGGGTTTGGGTCTTTTCCTGCTTGTTCATTTAGTAGTAGTAGTAAGTCTGCGCCGTCAGTTGCAGCAACTGCAGCTAATTCTGTAGTTCCGTCAAACCCTTCTTCTTTTCCTGCTACACCAGTAGTTGATAAGGGTAAAAATGAGTCTGGTAGTAAAGGCTTGAGTATCGGTTCCATAGTTGCCATTGTTGTCGGGAATGCTGTATTCTTACTAGTGATTGGTTCTTTCGTTGTTGCTTACTGTGTTGGGTCAAGAGAGAATTCGGGGTCGGAAAAGGGTGAAAGAGGTAGAAGAAGTTATTATAACGGTGAAAGGAGGGTTTACGCAAGTAATGGAGGTGGAGGAGAAAGCGATGGAACGACTGCGAGTGATAGAAGTAAACTTGTGTTTTTTGATAATAGGAGGCAGTTTGTGCTCGAAGATTTGCTTCGAGCTTCAGCTGAGATGTTGGGGAAAGGGAACTTAGGGACTGTGTACAGAGCATTACTTGAAGATGGATCTACTGTTGCTGTGAAGAGGCTTAAAGATGCAAATCCTTGTGAGAGAAAGGAATTTGAACAGTACATGGATGTCATTGGGAAGCTTAGACATCCTAACATTGTTCGTCTCAGAGCGTATTACTATGCAAAGGAAGAGAAgcttcttgtttatgattacctTTCAAATGGAAGCTTGCATTCTCTTTTGCATG GGAATCGTGGAGCTGGAAGGATTCCATTAGATTGGACCACAAGAATCAGCTTAGTGTTTGGAGCAGCTCGTGGGCTGGCTCGAATTCATGAAGAATATAGTGAATCGAAAGTGCCACACGGAAACGTCAAATCATCCAATGTGTTACTTGACAAGAATGGAGTTGCTTGCATTTCTGATTTTGGATTGGCATTGCTTCTTAATCCCATCCATGCAACTGCCAGACTGGGAGGTTATAGAGCACCTGAACAAGCACAAACTAAGACGCTCTCACAGAAAGCAGATGTTTACAGTTTTGGAATCTTGCTCTTGGAAGTCCTCACTGGGAAGGCTCCAACTATGTATCCTTTGCCAAGCAATCCTCGTCAGGAGAATGAACATGCGGTTGATCTTCCAACTTGGGTTCGTTCAGTTGTCAGGGACGAGTGGACTGCTGAGGTATTTGATCCTGAACTGTTGCGGTACAAGAACATAGAGGAGGAATTGGTGGCAATGCTTCATATTGGTTTAGCTTGTGTGGCTCAGCAGGCAGACATGAGGCCCACCATGTTAGAAGTTGCAAAAATGATCGAGGAGTTTCGGGTGGAGCAGTCACCAATGGCAGATGATTCAGATTGGCGTGGTTCCGTCTCGCCATCTCTTGTTACCACAGAAGATGCAATGACCAACTACTGA
- the LOC113293083 gene encoding probable 3-deoxy-D-manno-octulosonic acid transferase, mitochondrial isoform X2, giving the protein MMIDKGKVIYMAYRAVSYSLSPFIYIHLQWRRFRGLEHPIRWRERLGHPSINRPPGPFLWFHAVSLGEGLAAIPVIRRCIQQKPNLTILMTTTTTSAFEVIKDRLPNDVLYQYAPLDTPSAMDDFLDYWNPVAVMLMESELWPNLVFGATKKGITMALLNARMSSKSFHRWSTPIVFPLISSMLSKFSLIAPLSNVEAIRYQLLQAPPFIINFAGDLKYAVNNVDISMQDNTCLEDLQLRLGNRPVWMASSIHKGEDEVVVGVHRALMQVYPNVITIIVPRHPQLGQQMALELRKDGFNVVLRSCKEKILPSTNFYIVDTLGSFTYVFVHLGFNLLLSLKFRAHCLDFPIWGELRSLYRIIPVAVIGGSFLPGLAGHNVSEAAAAGCAVLTGRYVGHFSRMILEMQQINPLSVMQTDLLKKLLELFSNANTLETHRMAAKQAFHALSNGVVSNIWNLLNIHVIQKALPPEIK; this is encoded by the exons ATGATGATAGACAAAGGGAAAGTAATTTACATGGCGTACAGAGCTGTAAGTTACAGTTTATCTCCATTTATTTACATTCATCTTCAATGGCGGAGGTTTAGAGGTCTTGAACATCCTATTAGATGGCGTGAACGATTAGGCCATCCTTCAATTAATCGTCCTCCTGGTCCTTTTCTCTGGTTTCACGCTGTCTCATTAG GTGAAGGATTAGCTGCAATTCCAGTGATTAGACGTTGTATTCAACAAAAGCCCAATCTTACAATTTTGATGACAACCACTACTACTTCTGCTTT TGAAGTCATTAAGGATAGGTTACCGAATGATGTCTTGTATCAG TATGCTCCCCTTGATACTCCTTCTGCAATGGATGATTTCCTTGACTATTGGAACCCTGTCGCAGTCATGCTGATGGAAAGTGAACTATGGCCAAATCTTGTTTTTGGTGCTACAAAAAAAGGA ATTACTATGGCATTGTTAAATGCTCGGATGTCTTCCAAATCCTTCCACCGTTGGTCTACACCAATAGTGTTTCCGTTGATTTCATCGATGCTCTCGAAGTTTTCTTTGATTGCTCCACTG AGCAATGTAGAGGCAATCCGCTATCAGCTGTTGCAGGCTCCACCTTTCATTATTAACTTTGCTGGTGACTTGAAATATG ctGTTAATAATGTTGATATTTCAATGCAAGACAATACATGCTTAGAAGATCTACAATTACGGCTCGGCAATAGGCCTGTTTGGATGGCTTCTTCTATACACAAGGGTGAAGATGAAG TCGTGGTAGGGGTTCACAGAGCATTAATGCAAGTGTACCCTAATGTGATTACCATTATTGTTCCACGCCATCCTCAGCTAGGACAACAGATGGCCCTA GAACTCCGGAAGGATGGGTTCAATGTTGTGCTAAGGTCTTGTAAGGAAAAGATTTTACCCAGCACAAATTTCTACATAGTGGACACATTAGGTTCGTTTACCTACGTATTTGTGCATCTGGGTTTCAACCTACTGCTTTCTCTTAAATTTAGGGCTCACTGCCTTGATTTTCCAATTTGGG GTGAACTAAGAAGCTTGTATAGGATCATTCCAGTAGCTGTAATTGGAGGTTCTTTCTTGCCTGGTTTAGCTGGTCATAACGTATCCGAGGCAGCTGCAGCTGGGTGTGCTGTCTTGACTG GCCGTTATGTTGGTCACTTCTCTCGTATGATCCTGGAAATGCAACAAATAAATCCTTTATCGGTAATGCAG ACGGACCTGTTGAAAAAGCTTCTTGAGCTATTTAGTAACGCCAATACTTTAGAGACTCATCGTATGGCTGCAAAACAAGCATTTCATGCTCTTTCAAACGGGGTTGTCTCAAATATCTGGAATCTCCTTAATATTCATGTTATACAAAAGGCACTTCCTCCAGAAATTAAGTAA
- the LOC113293083 gene encoding probable 3-deoxy-D-manno-octulosonic acid transferase, mitochondrial isoform X1 produces the protein MMIDKGKVIYMAYRAVSYSLSPFIYIHLQWRRFRGLEHPIRWRERLGHPSINRPPGPFLWFHAVSLGEGLAAIPVIRRCIQQKPNLTILMTTTTTSAFEVIKDRLPNDVLYQYAPLDTPSAMDDFLDYWNPVAVMLMESELWPNLVFGATKKGITMALLNARMSSKSFHRWSTPIVFPLISSMLSKFSLIAPLSNVEAIRYQLLQAPPFIINFAGDLKYAVNNVDISMQDNTCLEDLQLRLGNRPVWMASSIHKGEDEVVVGVHRALMQVYPNVITIIVPRHPQLGQQMALELRKDGFNVVLRSCKEKILPSTNFYIVDTLGSFTYVFVHLGFNLLLSLKFRAHCLDFPIWGELRSLYRIIPVAVIGGSFLPGLAGHNVSEAAAAGCAVLTGRYVGHFSRMILEMQQINPLSVMQVSGQTDLLKKLLELFSNANTLETHRMAAKQAFHALSNGVVSNIWNLLNIHVIQKALPPEIK, from the exons ATGATGATAGACAAAGGGAAAGTAATTTACATGGCGTACAGAGCTGTAAGTTACAGTTTATCTCCATTTATTTACATTCATCTTCAATGGCGGAGGTTTAGAGGTCTTGAACATCCTATTAGATGGCGTGAACGATTAGGCCATCCTTCAATTAATCGTCCTCCTGGTCCTTTTCTCTGGTTTCACGCTGTCTCATTAG GTGAAGGATTAGCTGCAATTCCAGTGATTAGACGTTGTATTCAACAAAAGCCCAATCTTACAATTTTGATGACAACCACTACTACTTCTGCTTT TGAAGTCATTAAGGATAGGTTACCGAATGATGTCTTGTATCAG TATGCTCCCCTTGATACTCCTTCTGCAATGGATGATTTCCTTGACTATTGGAACCCTGTCGCAGTCATGCTGATGGAAAGTGAACTATGGCCAAATCTTGTTTTTGGTGCTACAAAAAAAGGA ATTACTATGGCATTGTTAAATGCTCGGATGTCTTCCAAATCCTTCCACCGTTGGTCTACACCAATAGTGTTTCCGTTGATTTCATCGATGCTCTCGAAGTTTTCTTTGATTGCTCCACTG AGCAATGTAGAGGCAATCCGCTATCAGCTGTTGCAGGCTCCACCTTTCATTATTAACTTTGCTGGTGACTTGAAATATG ctGTTAATAATGTTGATATTTCAATGCAAGACAATACATGCTTAGAAGATCTACAATTACGGCTCGGCAATAGGCCTGTTTGGATGGCTTCTTCTATACACAAGGGTGAAGATGAAG TCGTGGTAGGGGTTCACAGAGCATTAATGCAAGTGTACCCTAATGTGATTACCATTATTGTTCCACGCCATCCTCAGCTAGGACAACAGATGGCCCTA GAACTCCGGAAGGATGGGTTCAATGTTGTGCTAAGGTCTTGTAAGGAAAAGATTTTACCCAGCACAAATTTCTACATAGTGGACACATTAGGTTCGTTTACCTACGTATTTGTGCATCTGGGTTTCAACCTACTGCTTTCTCTTAAATTTAGGGCTCACTGCCTTGATTTTCCAATTTGGG GTGAACTAAGAAGCTTGTATAGGATCATTCCAGTAGCTGTAATTGGAGGTTCTTTCTTGCCTGGTTTAGCTGGTCATAACGTATCCGAGGCAGCTGCAGCTGGGTGTGCTGTCTTGACTG GCCGTTATGTTGGTCACTTCTCTCGTATGATCCTGGAAATGCAACAAATAAATCCTTTATCGGTAATGCAG GTCTCTGGACAGACGGACCTGTTGAAAAAGCTTCTTGAGCTATTTAGTAACGCCAATACTTTAGAGACTCATCGTATGGCTGCAAAACAAGCATTTCATGCTCTTTCAAACGGGGTTGTCTCAAATATCTGGAATCTCCTTAATATTCATGTTATACAAAAGGCACTTCCTCCAGAAATTAAGTAA
- the LOC113293083 gene encoding probable 3-deoxy-D-manno-octulosonic acid transferase, mitochondrial isoform X3 — protein MMIDKGKVIYMAYRAVSYSLSPFIYIHLQWRRFRGLEHPIRWRERLGHPSINRPPGPFLWFHAVSLGEGLAAIPVIRRCIQQKPNLTILMTTTTTSAFEVIKDRLPNDVLYQYAPLDTPSAMDDFLDYWNPVAVMLMESELWPNLVFGATKKGITMALLNARMSSKSFHRWSTPIVFPLISSMLSKFSLIAPLSNVEAIRYQLLQAPPFIINFAGDLKYAVNNVDISMQDNTCLEDLQLRLGNRPVWMASSIHKGEDEVVVGVHRALMQVYPNVITIIVPRHPQLGQQMALELRKDGFNVVLRSCKEKILPSTNFYIVDTLGELRSLYRIIPVAVIGGSFLPGLAGHNVSEAAAAGCAVLTGRYVGHFSRMILEMQQINPLSVMQVSGQTDLLKKLLELFSNANTLETHRMAAKQAFHALSNGVVSNIWNLLNIHVIQKALPPEIK, from the exons ATGATGATAGACAAAGGGAAAGTAATTTACATGGCGTACAGAGCTGTAAGTTACAGTTTATCTCCATTTATTTACATTCATCTTCAATGGCGGAGGTTTAGAGGTCTTGAACATCCTATTAGATGGCGTGAACGATTAGGCCATCCTTCAATTAATCGTCCTCCTGGTCCTTTTCTCTGGTTTCACGCTGTCTCATTAG GTGAAGGATTAGCTGCAATTCCAGTGATTAGACGTTGTATTCAACAAAAGCCCAATCTTACAATTTTGATGACAACCACTACTACTTCTGCTTT TGAAGTCATTAAGGATAGGTTACCGAATGATGTCTTGTATCAG TATGCTCCCCTTGATACTCCTTCTGCAATGGATGATTTCCTTGACTATTGGAACCCTGTCGCAGTCATGCTGATGGAAAGTGAACTATGGCCAAATCTTGTTTTTGGTGCTACAAAAAAAGGA ATTACTATGGCATTGTTAAATGCTCGGATGTCTTCCAAATCCTTCCACCGTTGGTCTACACCAATAGTGTTTCCGTTGATTTCATCGATGCTCTCGAAGTTTTCTTTGATTGCTCCACTG AGCAATGTAGAGGCAATCCGCTATCAGCTGTTGCAGGCTCCACCTTTCATTATTAACTTTGCTGGTGACTTGAAATATG ctGTTAATAATGTTGATATTTCAATGCAAGACAATACATGCTTAGAAGATCTACAATTACGGCTCGGCAATAGGCCTGTTTGGATGGCTTCTTCTATACACAAGGGTGAAGATGAAG TCGTGGTAGGGGTTCACAGAGCATTAATGCAAGTGTACCCTAATGTGATTACCATTATTGTTCCACGCCATCCTCAGCTAGGACAACAGATGGCCCTA GAACTCCGGAAGGATGGGTTCAATGTTGTGCTAAGGTCTTGTAAGGAAAAGATTTTACCCAGCACAAATTTCTACATAGTGGACACATTAG GTGAACTAAGAAGCTTGTATAGGATCATTCCAGTAGCTGTAATTGGAGGTTCTTTCTTGCCTGGTTTAGCTGGTCATAACGTATCCGAGGCAGCTGCAGCTGGGTGTGCTGTCTTGACTG GCCGTTATGTTGGTCACTTCTCTCGTATGATCCTGGAAATGCAACAAATAAATCCTTTATCGGTAATGCAG GTCTCTGGACAGACGGACCTGTTGAAAAAGCTTCTTGAGCTATTTAGTAACGCCAATACTTTAGAGACTCATCGTATGGCTGCAAAACAAGCATTTCATGCTCTTTCAAACGGGGTTGTCTCAAATATCTGGAATCTCCTTAATATTCATGTTATACAAAAGGCACTTCCTCCAGAAATTAAGTAA